From a region of the Leishmania donovani BPK282A1 complete genome, chromosome 24 genome:
- a CDS encoding malic enzyme, whose translation MSLQNDLQSKTASHVHSHCAHVLTNRYLNRGTAFTTEQRKKLGILGALPPTVETLEMQIERAWMQLCRYDKPINRYHHLVSIHATNTTLYYALVLTHIEELLPIIYTPTVGEACQNFSNYWVRERGMYLSKYLKGHFSEVMKESLYDNVDVIVITDGSRILGLGDLGANGIGISIGKCSLYVAGAGLHPSRVLPVVMDVGTNTERYLNDREYLGTREKRLDDDQFYSLLDEFMEAVKDTWPSAVVQFEDFSNNHCFDMLERYQKKYRCFNDDIQGTGAVIAAGFLNAVKKSGLGPLEQRIVVFGAGSAAVGVAKNIAQLASRMYNVDIAEVLKTFYLVDTKGLVSDTRGDKLAAHKVLLSRKDISAEDSQNLKSLEDVVQFVKPTALLGLGGVGPVFTEAIVKSVAANAARPIIFPLSNPTSKSEVMPDDAYRWTNGAAIIASGSPFPASTINGKTIKPSQGNNLYVFPGVGLGCALVQPSYIPDDLLVAASACLNLLTTPEQMEVEQLYPPLEDIHNISAHIATEVIMEAQRLGIDGNKDLPREKDAILAAIKTSQWVPHYPAELDVSLL comes from the coding sequence ATGTCCCTCCAAAACGATCTGCAGAGCAAGACGGCGTCGCATGTGCACTCGCACTGTGCACATGTCCTGACGAACCGCTACCTGAaccgcggcaccgccttTACGACAGAGCAGCGTAAGAAGCTTGGCATCCTTGGTGCCCTGCCGCCCACCGTCGAGACCCTTGAGATGCAGATTGAGCGTGCCTGGATGCAGCTGTGCCGCTACGACAAGCCCATCAACCGCTACCACCACCTGGTCAGCATCCATGCCACGAACACGACGCTTTACTACGCCCTCGTGCTCACCCACATCGAGGAACTGCTCCCCATCATCTACACGCCGACCGTCGGCGAGGCCTGCCAGAACTTCAGCAACTACTGGGTGCGTGAGCGCGGAATGTATTTGAGCAAGTACCTCAAGGGTCACTTCTCTGAGGTGATGAAAGAGTCCCTGTACGACAACGTCGACGTCATCGTTATCACCGATGGCTCCCGCATTCTCGGCCTGGGCGACCTCGGCGCCAACGGCATCGGCATCAGCATCGGCAAGTGCTCCCTGtacgtcgccggcgccggcctGCATCCAAGCCGCGTGCTGCCGGTCGTCATGGACGTTGGCACAAACACGGAACGGTATCTGAACGATCGCGAGTACCTCGGCACCCGCGAGAAGCGCCTCGATGACGATCAGTTCTACAGCCTGCTGGACGAGTTCATGGAAGCTGTGAAGGACACCTGGCCCTCCGCTGTCGTGCAGTTCGAGGACTTCAGCAACAACCACTGCTTCGACATGCTGGAGCGCTACCAAAAGAAGTACCGCTGCTTCAACGACGATATCCagggcaccggcgccgtcatAGCTGCTGGTTTTCTGAACGCTGTCAAGAAGTCCGGCCTTGGCCCGCTGGAACAGcgcatcgtcgtcttcggcgcCGGCTCTGCCGCTGTCGGTGTGGCGAAAAACATCGCCCAGCTGGCCTCTCGCATGTACAACGTGGACATTGCTGAGGTGTTGAAGACGTTCTACCTGGTCGACACGAAGGGCTTGGTGAGTGACACCCGTGGTGACAAgctggcggcgcacaagGTACTGCTGTCGCGCAAGGACATCTCGGCCGAGGACAGCCAGAACCTGAAGTCGCTCGAGGACGTCGTGCAGTTCGTGAAGCCGACGGCCCTGCTTGGCCTGGGCGGTGTCGGTCCTGTGTTCACGGAGGCTATAGTGAagagcgtcgccgccaacgcTGCCCGCCCGATCATCTTTCCGCTGTCGAATCCCACGAGCAAGTCGGAGGTTATGCCGGATGATGCGTACCGCTGGACCAACGGTGCAGCTATTATCGCCTCCGGCAGCCCCTTTCCGGCCTCCACCATCAACGGCAAGACCATCAAGCCGTCGCAGGGCAACAACCTGTACGTCTTCCCAGGCGTCGGCCTCGGCTGCGCGCTGGTCCAGCCATCCTACATCCCGGACGACCTCCTGGTGGCTGCCTCGGCGTGCCTGAACCTACTCACGACCCCGGAGCAgatggaggtggagcagctgtACCCGCCGCTGGAAGACATCCATAACATCTCTGCCCACATCGCCACCGAGGTTATcatggaggcgcagcgcctcggcaTCGACGGAAACAAGGACCTGCCGCGCGAGAAGGATGCCATTCTGGCGGCCATAAAGACATCTCAGTGGGTGCCGCACTACCCGGCAGAGCTGGACGTCAGCCTTCTGTGA
- a CDS encoding malic enzyme, putative yields the protein MLAKSLVHLIEVSKRPVRGVDYLRNRFTNKGTAFTAAERSHMNVEGLLPPSVETLDDQVERYWDQLNRFNEPINRYQLLRNVQNTNVTLYYAILTRYLKQTLPIVYTPTVGEACQRYGDLYQKDHGLYLDVASKGKVRKLIQNLRKTNVDVIVITDGSRILGLGDLGANGIGISIGKCSLYVAAGGVKPSRVLPVVMDVGTNNLELRNNPLYLGLRKPRCGDADFYALLDEFMEAVKDTWPSAVVQFEDFSNNHCFDMLERYQKKYRCFNDDIQGTGAVIAAGFHTAVKLSKIPMEQQRIVFFGAGSAATGVAESIADLAAEAGMKKEDIKKSIFFVDSMGMVATNRGDKLAKHKLGWARTDIPDAVIASLKTLEDVVRYVRPTALIGLGATANVFSREIVEFLHSCCPHPIIFPLSNPSSKAEIVPANAYKWTNGDAIVASGSPFPETVVSGRTLQPSQGNNLYIFPGVGLGCCIAQPPYIPQEVLVAAAACLSTLATPDDLAKGQLYPSIEEVRRVSREVAVACIQKLQELGLAKADLPDNRPDLMKLVKTAFWEPRYLPENYYLEKEFIC from the coding sequence ATGCTTGCCAAGTCGCTGGTTCATCTGATCGAGGTGTCGAAGCGCCCAGTGCGCGGTGTCGATTACCTGCGCAACCGCTTCACCAATAAGGGCACAGCCTTTACCGCAGCAGAGCGGTCGCACATGAACGTGGAAGggttgctgccgccctctGTCGAGACCCTCGATGATCAGGTGGAGCGGTACTGGGATCAGCTGAACCGTTTCAACGAGCCGATCAACCGCTATCAGTTGCTGCGCAACGTGCAGAACACGAACGTCACCCTCTACTACGCCATCTTGACGCGGTACCTGAAGCAGACACTGCCGATCGTGTACACACCGACCGTCGGCGAGGCCTGCCAGCGCTACGGTGACCTCTATCAGAAGGACCACGGACTGTACCTCGACGTCGCCAGCAAGGGCAAGGTGAGGAAGCTGATTCAGAACCTTCGCAAGACGAACGTCGACGTCATCGTGATCACCGATGGCTCCCGCATTCTCGGCCTGGGCGACCTCGGCGCCAACGGCATCGGCATCAGCATCGGCAAGTGCTCCCTGTACGTCGCTGCGGGCGGTGTGAAGCCGAGCCGCGTGCTGCCGGTCGTCATGGACGTTGGCACAAACAACCTCGAGCTCCGCAACAACCCGCTTTATCTCGGTTTGCGCAAgccgcggtgcggcgacgccgactTTTACGCTCTGCTGGACGAGTTCATGGAAGCTGTGAAGGACACCTGGCCCTCCGCTGTCGTGCAGTTCGAGGACTTCAGCAACAACCACTGCTTCGACATGCTGGAGCGCTACCAAAAGAAGTACCGCTGCTTCAACGACGATATCCagggcaccggcgccgtcatAGCTGCTGGTTTCCACACGGCGGTGAAGCTAAGCAAGATCCcgatggagcagcagcgcatcgtcTTCTTCGGCGCCGGCTCTGCCGCGACCGGTGTGGCGGAGAGCATCGCCGACCTCGCCGCTGAGGCCGGGATGAAGAAAGAGGACATCAAGAAGAGCATCTTCTTCGTCGACTCGATGGGCATGGTGGCCACCAACCGCGGTGACAAGCTGGCCAAGCACAAGCTGGGATGGGCCCGCACCGACATCCCTGACGCAGTTATTGCAAGCCTGAAGACTCTCGAGGACGTTGTGCGCTACGTGCGGCCGACCGCGCTCATCGgcctcggcgccaccgccaacgTCTTTTCGCGCGAGATTGTGGAGTTTCTGCACTCGTGCTGCCCTCACCCGATCATATTCCCGCTGTCAAATCCGTCCAGCAAAGCCGAAATTGTGCCGGCGAACGCATACAAGTGGACGAACGGCGATGCCATCGTGGCCTCCGGCAGCCCCTTTCCTGAGACGGTCGTCAGTGGCCGCACGCTGCAACCATCGCAAGGCAACAACCTGTACATCTTCCCCGGGGTGGGTCTCGGCTGCTGCATTGCTCAGCCGCCGTACATCccgcaggaggtgctggtggcggccgctgcctgcCTGAGCACGCTGGCCACGCCGGACGACCTCGCCAAGGGACAGCTGTACCCGTCTATtgaggaggtgcgccgcgtgtCGCGTGAGGTGGCCGTGGCGTGTATTCAGAAGCTACAGGAGCTGGGGCTGGCCAAGGCAGATCTGCCAGATAACCGCCCAGACCTGATGAAGCTGGTGAAGACGGCTTTCTGGGAGCCGCGCTACTTGCCCGAGAATTATTACCTGGAGAAGGAGTTTATTTGCTAA
- a CDS encoding phosphotransferase, putative — MPAAPNSQLDAELVESTLATPSRLPPSGQCPQRRTVAAAQSAASSDFPCIAPQPFDAYVVLDFEATCEEDRRIADAEVIEFPMILVDARTATPVAEFQRYVRPVKNPVLSRFCTELTGITQDMVSGRDPFPVVYCEALQFLAEAGLGDAPPMRSYCVVTCGDWDLKTMLPAQMRVSGQQGTPLSFQRWCNLKKCMSQLGFGNGSGCGGAAPPLRPSGMPDMLQMLGLPLQGRHHSGIDDCRNLTAVLCALLRRGLVIDVTFSTAPFRRWHAPTEAQLPALDALPSTLADGAAQHSGDVPSPPRSHARTEGDAPKPKKGRSAYRHASSVDFILPTLVLDANRDAVQELLSDTNAADAPSRVFDEEELKTASKFMSTLLRHKAIQWRVPITSNGYVLLDDVLRQPQMRKQHVSVQDVARIVRDSDKQRYRLAYGAADGRLYIAAVQGHSIDGVEPQLRTLTSVEEVPVAVHGTYWAAWKAIQQCGYLSTMSRQHIHFAKGLINDEQVVSGMRKNVQLFVYLDVAAVLADGVALYESSNGVILTPGVGHTRQLPLKYVAKVVDRSNGRTIYPA; from the coding sequence ATGCCGGCCGCGCCGAATTCACAGCTGGATGCGGAGCTTGTGGAGAGCACGTTGGCGACCCCCTCGCGGCTTCCGCCGTCAGGTCAATGCCCACAGCGCAGAacggtagcggcggcgcaatccgccgccagcagcgattTCCCCTGCATCGCCCCACAGCCGTTCGACGCGTACGTAGTGCTGGACTTCGAGGCTACGTGCGAGGAAGACAggcgcatcgccgacgcggagGTGATCGAGTTTCCAATGATCCTGGTCGACGCTCGCACCGCCACACCGGTCGCGGAGTTTCAGCGGTATGTGCGACCAGTGAAGAATCCCGTGCTCTCGCGCTTCTGCACCGAGCTGACAGGCATCACGCAGGACATGGTGAGTGGCCGTGATCCGTTTCCTGTGGTATACTGCGAGGCACTGCAGTTTCTTGCCGAGGCCGGACTCGGCGATGCGCCGCCCATGCGCAGCTACTGCGTCGTCACATGCGGCGACTGGGACCTGAAGacgatgctgccggcgcagatGCGTGTTAGTGGACAGCAAGGGACTCCATTGTCGTTTCAGCGGTGGTGCAACCTGAAGAAGTGCATGTCACAGCTGGGCTTCGGCAACGGGAgtgggtgcggcggcgccgcgccgccgcttcgacCGTCTGGGATGCCTGACATGCTGCAGATGCTCGGCCTCCCGCTGCAGGGGCGTCATCATAGCGGCATTGACGACTGCCGCAACCTTACCGCGGTTCTGTGCGCACTGCTGAGGCGCGGCCTCGTCATTGACGTCACTTTTTCCACTGCGCCCTTTCGTCGCTGGCATGCGCCGACTGAGGCGCAGCTTCCTGCCTTGgacgcgctgccgagcacgttggccgacggcgcggcgcagcactcAGGGGATGTGCCTtcaccgccgcggtcgcATGCTCGGACAGAGGGCGACGCACCAAAACCAAAGAAGGGGCGTTCAGCATATCGGCACGCATCTTCAGTCGACTTCATTTTGCCAACTCTTGTCCTTGACGCGAATCGCGACGCCGTGCAGGAGCTTCTCTCCGACACgaacgccgccgacgctccTTCGCGAGTGTTCGATGAGGAGGAACTCAAGACGGCGTCTAAGTTCATGTCTACACTACTCCGCCACAAGGCGATCCAGTGGCGGGTGCCTATCACCTCCAACGGCTACGTGCTGCTCGACGACGTCCTACGTCAGCCACAGATGAGGAAGCAACACGTCTCAGTGCAGGATGTCGCCAGGATCGTGCGCGACTCCGACAAGCAGCGCTACCGGTTAGCGTATGGTGCGGCAGATGGCCGTCTCTACATTGCTGCTGTGCAAGGGCACAGCATCGATGGTGttgagccgcagctgcgaacGCTGACGAGCGTGGAGGAGGTACCGGTGGCTGTTCACGGCACCTACTGGGCGGCCTGGAAGGCGATCCAGCAGTGCGGTTACCTGAGCACCATGAGTAGGCAGCACATCCACTTCGCCAAGGGGCTCATTAACGACGAGCAGGTGGTAAGCGGCATGCGCAAGAACGTGCAGCTCTTCGTCTACCTGGATGTCGCGGCAGTGCTTGCGGATGGCGTGGCACTCTACGAGAGCTCCAACGGCGTCATTCTCACCCCCGGTGTAGGCCACACACGGCAGCTGCCTCTCAAGTACGTGGCCAAGGTGGTGGACCGAAGCAATGGCCGCACAATCTACCCTGCGTGA